One window from the genome of Tissierellales bacterium encodes:
- a CDS encoding ATP-binding protein, with amino-acid sequence MLVQFNFGNYRSYKDEVSISLETTKITGLEENIINIEGQDKLLKSAAIYGTNASGKTNIIKAFEKMRDIVMYSVIFDKEHGYINLEPFALDAKSKGEPTLFEVFIKFNGEEYQYGFKYFDRNVVEEWLNKRSQSEKKLVYDELFYRHGSKVEFKNNDHKELFDSLMENSDDLMNESRLILSVFGRVIGVKEYKDVLNWFKNAEVLNYGELLEEASIYIEDKNKLFSTEKEKQSLLNFLNNMNIDICDFEIRQTASGDNPKYTTDVKRKNDITGEIETFSIFDESSGTLKLISMFQKIHNVFEKRSIIFIDELDAKLHPYLSRYIIKLFNNEDNNCAQLIYTTHDTTTLKNDILRRDQIWFVEVDENKSSQVYSLAEFITDDNKKVRKDASYDKDYLKGQYGAVPNLKEMSIISTGGDSCGK; translated from the coding sequence ATGTTAGTACAATTTAATTTTGGTAATTATAGATCATATAAAGATGAAGTATCAATAAGTTTAGAAACTACTAAAATAACAGGACTAGAAGAAAATATTATAAATATTGAAGGGCAAGATAAACTTTTGAAATCAGCTGCAATATACGGGACAAATGCTAGTGGAAAAACAAATATCATAAAGGCTTTTGAAAAAATGAGGGATATTGTAATGTATTCGGTGATTTTTGATAAAGAACATGGTTATATTAATTTAGAGCCCTTTGCATTAGATGCAAAGAGTAAAGGTGAGCCTACTTTATTTGAAGTTTTTATAAAGTTTAATGGCGAAGAATATCAATATGGATTTAAATATTTTGATCGTAATGTAGTAGAAGAATGGCTAAATAAGAGAAGTCAATCAGAGAAGAAACTAGTATATGATGAATTGTTTTATAGACATGGAAGTAAGGTGGAATTTAAAAATAATGATCATAAAGAATTATTTGATTCTTTGATGGAAAATTCTGATGATTTGATGAATGAATCAAGGCTGATTTTAAGTGTTTTTGGAAGAGTTATTGGCGTAAAAGAATATAAAGATGTTTTGAATTGGTTTAAAAATGCAGAGGTTTTAAATTACGGGGAATTATTAGAAGAAGCATCAATTTATATTGAAGATAAAAATAAGCTTTTTTCTACCGAAAAGGAAAAGCAGTCATTGCTAAATTTTTTAAACAATATGAATATCGATATTTGTGATTTTGAAATCAGACAGACGGCAAGCGGAGATAATCCTAAATATACTACAGATGTGAAACGTAAAAATGATATAACTGGTGAGATAGAGACGTTTTCTATATTTGATGAATCAAGTGGTACTTTGAAATTAATTAGTATGTTTCAAAAAATTCACAACGTTTTTGAAAAGAGAAGTATAATTTTTATTGATGAGTTAGATGCAAAATTACATCCATATTTGAGTAGATATATTATCAAGTTATTTAATAATGAGGACAATAATTGTGCGCAGTTAATTTATACAACTCATGATACTACAACTTTAAAAAATGATATTTTAAGACGTGACCAAATTTGGTTTGTTGAGGTTGATGAAAATAAATCTTCTCAGGTATATTCTTTAGCCGAATTTATAACTGATGACAATAAAAAGGTTAGAAAAGATGCTAGCTATGATAAAGATTACTTGAAAGGACAATATGGAGCAGTACCTAATCTCAAAGAAATGAGTATAATTTCAACTGGTGGTGATTCTTGTGGGAAGTGA